Proteins from a genomic interval of Rickettsia sp. Oklahoma-10:
- the pgsA gene encoding CDP-diacylglycerol--glycerol-3-phosphate 3-phosphatidyltransferase: MRIDKNLPNYLTVARIMVIPVIILVFYINNSLARTFGALLFVLASITDFFDGYIARKYNLVTSFGKMFDPIADKLLVGCVIIMLLKKDNVDEIPCLLILAREFLVSGLREFLALVKVSLPVSRLAKVKTFLQMFALSILILGSKGSGIVYLDIVGEIILWIAAFLTIITGYSYFKACKKYF; the protein is encoded by the coding sequence ATGAGAATAGATAAAAATTTACCTAATTATCTAACTGTTGCTCGAATAATGGTAATTCCTGTTATTATACTGGTATTTTATATAAATAATTCACTTGCACGTACATTTGGGGCATTATTATTTGTTTTAGCTAGTATTACAGATTTTTTTGATGGTTATATTGCAAGGAAATATAATTTAGTTACAAGTTTTGGTAAGATGTTCGACCCTATAGCAGATAAATTATTAGTAGGTTGTGTTATTATAATGCTACTAAAGAAAGATAATGTAGATGAGATACCTTGTTTATTAATTTTAGCACGAGAATTTTTAGTTAGCGGTCTTCGAGAGTTCTTAGCTCTAGTAAAGGTTAGTTTACCTGTGTCGCGACTCGCTAAGGTAAAAACGTTTTTACAAATGTTTGCTTTGTCTATATTAATACTAGGTTCAAAAGGTTCAGGAATTGTTTATTTAGATATAGTAGGGGAAATAATTTTGTGGATTGCTGCCTTTTTAACAATCATTACAGGTTATTCTTATTTTAAAGCATGTAAGAAATATTTTTAA